Proteins encoded in a region of the Methanobrevibacter millerae genome:
- the ppsA gene encoding phosphoenolpyruvate synthase codes for MYVQKFEDLNKSDIGIAGGKGANLGELTQAGIPVPPGFVVTAETYEKFMEDSGINDKVLDILDQIDINDTKALQSAAEEIKSIIIETPIPEDMVMFIKEAYNQLCQRVGEDDTDVAIRSSATAEDLPEASFAGQQDTFLHVSGDEEVIEYIRKCWASLFEARAIFYREENNFEHSKVLIAVVVQKMAIADKAGVMFTVNPSTGEEIALIEGSWGLGEAVVSGDVTPDNYQVDKTNNEIINVTISDKKVMYTNDESGTSVKVNVPENLRMERVLSDDELIELTEMGKRVQAHYGEPMDTEWAFERDNLFLLQARPITTLDGDAPAADDDAGVEGEVLVRGLGASPGIATGNVKIVLDIDELDKIEEGDVMVTTMTTPDMVPAMRRASGIITDEGGVTCHASIISRELGIPCVVGTGDATKTLKENTGVTLDGKKGLVFEGIKKVEEEAPQATAVAAEAPILTVTEVKANVSMPEAAERAAATGADGVGLLRTEHLMLTAGIHPGKFIADGKEDELINTIAENVQIVADAFYPKPVWYRTLDAPTDEFITLEGGENEPEEHNPMLGWRGIRRELDQPEILKCEFKAIKKLHEQGYTNIGIMIPLSQSPSELIQAKALCSEVGLEPHKDVDFGMMVEIPAAALTIEDYLAIGVDFVSLGTNDLTQYTLAVDRNNEFVAKHYTEEHPAVMKLIERTIKKCAEAGVTCSICGQAGSVPHIVEKLVKFGITSVSSNADAVAEVRKTVARAEQKIILEAARKRLE; via the coding sequence ATGTACGTACAAAAATTTGAAGATTTAAATAAGTCTGATATTGGAATTGCAGGTGGTAAAGGAGCTAATTTGGGTGAACTCACTCAAGCAGGCATCCCTGTCCCGCCGGGTTTTGTAGTAACAGCAGAAACTTATGAAAAATTCATGGAAGACTCTGGAATTAATGATAAAGTTTTAGATATCCTAGATCAAATTGATATCAATGATACAAAAGCTCTTCAATCTGCAGCTGAAGAAATTAAATCTATCATTATTGAAACTCCTATTCCAGAGGATATGGTAATGTTTATTAAAGAAGCTTACAATCAGCTCTGTCAAAGAGTAGGCGAAGATGACACTGATGTGGCTATCAGATCATCAGCAACCGCTGAAGATTTACCTGAAGCTTCATTTGCAGGTCAGCAAGATACTTTCTTACACGTAAGTGGTGATGAAGAAGTAATCGAATACATCAGAAAATGTTGGGCATCATTATTTGAAGCAAGAGCTATTTTCTACCGTGAAGAAAACAACTTTGAACACTCAAAAGTATTGATTGCTGTTGTTGTTCAAAAAATGGCTATTGCAGATAAAGCTGGTGTAATGTTTACCGTAAACCCATCAACCGGTGAAGAAATTGCTTTAATCGAAGGATCATGGGGTCTTGGTGAAGCAGTAGTGTCTGGAGATGTAACTCCTGATAACTATCAGGTTGACAAAACCAACAATGAAATAATCAATGTAACCATTTCTGATAAGAAAGTAATGTACACTAATGATGAAAGCGGAACCAGTGTAAAAGTCAATGTTCCTGAAAACTTAAGAATGGAACGTGTTTTATCTGATGACGAACTCATTGAATTGACTGAAATGGGTAAAAGAGTGCAAGCTCACTACGGCGAACCAATGGATACCGAATGGGCATTTGAAAGAGATAACCTATTCCTTCTCCAGGCTAGACCAATCACTACCTTAGACGGCGATGCTCCTGCAGCAGATGATGATGCTGGAGTTGAAGGTGAAGTTCTCGTTAGAGGTTTAGGTGCAAGTCCAGGTATCGCAACAGGTAATGTAAAAATTGTTTTAGACATCGATGAATTAGACAAAATCGAAGAAGGAGATGTAATGGTTACAACAATGACCACTCCTGATATGGTGCCTGCTATGAGAAGGGCAAGCGGTATCATAACAGATGAAGGTGGAGTAACCTGTCACGCTTCAATCATTTCCCGTGAATTAGGTATTCCTTGTGTTGTAGGAACCGGAGATGCTACAAAAACATTAAAAGAAAATACTGGAGTTACCTTGGACGGTAAAAAAGGATTAGTATTTGAAGGAATTAAAAAAGTTGAAGAAGAAGCTCCTCAAGCAACTGCAGTAGCAGCTGAAGCACCAATCTTAACTGTAACTGAAGTTAAAGCAAATGTAAGTATGCCTGAAGCAGCAGAACGTGCAGCAGCAACAGGTGCAGATGGTGTCGGACTTTTAAGAACCGAACACTTGATGTTAACTGCAGGAATTCACCCTGGAAAATTCATCGCTGACGGTAAAGAAGATGAATTGATTAATACAATTGCTGAAAACGTACAGATTGTAGCTGATGCATTCTATCCAAAACCTGTATGGTACAGAACATTGGATGCACCAACAGATGAATTCATTACCTTGGAAGGTGGAGAAAACGAACCTGAAGAACACAACCCAATGCTTGGTTGGAGAGGTATCAGGAGAGAATTGGATCAACCTGAAATCCTTAAATGTGAATTCAAAGCTATTAAAAAATTACACGAACAAGGATACACAAACATTGGTATTATGATTCCATTATCACAAAGCCCATCTGAATTAATCCAGGCTAAGGCATTATGTTCTGAAGTAGGCCTTGAACCTCACAAGGATGTTGACTTTGGTATGATGGTTGAAATCCCAGCAGCTGCATTGACTATTGAAGACTACTTGGCTATTGGAGTTGACTTTGTAAGTTTAGGAACTAATGACTTAACCCAATACACTCTTGCAGTTGACAGAAACAATGAATTCGTAGCTAAACACTATACTGAAGAACACCCTGCAGTAATGAAATTAATAGAAAGAACTATTAAGAAATGTGCTGAAGCAGGTGTAACATGCAGTATCTGTGGTCAAGCAGGTAGTGTTCCACACATAGTTGAAAAACTCGTTAAATTTGGAATTACCTCTGTTAGTTCCAATGCTGATGCTGTAGCTGAAGTTAGAAAAACCGTAGCTAGAGCTGAACAAAAAATTATTTTAGAAGCTGCCCGTAAGCGTCTAGAATAA
- a CDS encoding transposase: MVKRKFDKNQTKLGIKTLDWNVPKDHISRFVVDFIEDVFPLLEIDEPKKKKRREPLPLDSMLKLLVYAKIQHIDRTSIIADMARYHDIFRFVCDDIRPSERSIQRYRREYGRYFEVLLQMTLKKAFDEGFTEFNHVAIDGTIKKAYNSNNNTISKKETKILVDYYEGRPVSPESLEKLHKPAQRILEKKDMSDEDKLELLYGIETQFTFTGQDRIPVNDIEARFMKGKKGNYMVAYNIQSAVDYDTKLICAINVTQSPTDHYELPAIAKKAIQNVNTKPKYISADTIYLNQISLSYLADEKIEGLIPTRKQSKEKIGKLNENPYHKDHFEYDYEQDAFKCPENQYLHFYAKYTEPHKDSKKPDKVKRIYNNYNACKNCNARTKCCASSQTHKTITEYGSELQKAMNHKMEKQKYKDEYAKRSSVEGPFGIFKEQFQIEKEVVVGMIKTEERINLDALAYNLIRLYNIKQEIENTTEDLEDFCESTSIKNQLQLTATIF, translated from the coding sequence ATGGTTAAAAGAAAATTTGACAAGAATCAGACAAAATTAGGCATTAAGACATTAGATTGGAATGTTCCGAAGGATCATATTTCTCGTTTTGTCGTTGATTTTATTGAAGATGTTTTTCCTCTTTTGGAAATTGATGAACCTAAGAAAAAGAAAAGAAGAGAGCCTTTACCTCTAGATTCAATGTTAAAATTGCTTGTTTATGCTAAAATCCAGCATATTGATAGAACATCCATAATTGCGGATATGGCAAGGTACCATGATATTTTTAGGTTCGTTTGTGACGATATTAGACCATCTGAACGTTCAATTCAAAGGTATCGAAGAGAATACGGTCGTTATTTCGAAGTATTATTACAAATGACATTGAAAAAGGCATTTGATGAAGGTTTTACGGAATTTAATCACGTTGCTATTGATGGAACCATCAAAAAAGCATATAATTCCAACAACAACACAATCTCCAAAAAAGAAACCAAAATATTGGTTGATTACTACGAAGGACGCCCAGTTAGTCCTGAAAGCCTTGAAAAACTCCATAAACCTGCCCAAAGAATATTGGAAAAAAAGGACATGAGTGATGAAGATAAATTAGAACTATTGTATGGAATAGAAACACAATTCACATTCACAGGACAAGATAGAATACCAGTAAACGATATTGAAGCACGTTTTATGAAAGGAAAGAAAGGAAATTACATGGTTGCCTACAATATCCAATCTGCAGTCGATTACGACACCAAACTAATCTGCGCAATAAACGTCACACAAAGCCCAACAGACCATTATGAACTACCAGCAATCGCTAAAAAAGCAATACAAAACGTAAACACCAAACCAAAATACATAAGCGCAGATACAATATATTTAAATCAAATATCACTATCATACCTAGCAGATGAAAAAATAGAAGGATTAATACCAACAAGAAAACAATCAAAAGAAAAAATAGGAAAATTAAACGAAAATCCATACCATAAAGACCACTTTGAATACGATTATGAACAAGATGCATTTAAATGCCCAGAAAACCAATACTTACATTTCTACGCGAAATACACAGAACCACACAAAGATTCAAAAAAACCAGACAAAGTAAAAAGGATATACAACAATTACAATGCATGTAAAAACTGTAATGCACGAACAAAATGCTGTGCATCCTCACAAACACACAAAACAATCACAGAATACGGTTCAGAATTACAAAAAGCAATGAACCACAAAATGGAAAAACAAAAATATAAAGACGAATACGCAAAAAGATCAAGCGTTGAAGGACCATTCGGAATATTCAAAGAACAATTCCAAATAGAAAAAGAAGTAGTCGTCGGAATGATAAAAACAGAAGAAAGAATAAACCTAGATGCATTAGCATACAATCTAATCAGATTATACAACATAAAACAAGAAATAGAAAATACAACGGAAGATTTAGAAGATTTCTGTGAAAGTACATCCATTAAAAATCAATTACAACTCACAGCAACCATATTCTAA
- a CDS encoding nucleotide sugar dehydrogenase produces the protein MKITVAGVGYVGLSLAVLLAQKHEVTAITTTESKAEKLNQFISPIQDDEIERFFKEAREGKRELNLYTTTDKEAAYKSAELVIIATPTNYDDVNHFFDTSAVEDAIEWTLKVNPDVLMVIKSTIPVGYTESVREKYGVNNIIFSPEFLRESKALYDNLHPSRIVVGCDDEQKEEGQMFADLLLEGAREEEKRAGVTEQDIPILLAHLTEAEAIKLFANTYLAVRVSYFNELDTYAQTKGLDTQMIIDGVCMDPRIGGHYNNPSFGYGGYCLPKDTKQLLANYKDVPQTMIKAVVSSNVVRKDFIANQIISRNPKTVGVYRLTMKSNSDNFRASAIQDVMKSIRAEGIPIIIYEPTLDDGSEFFRSEVVNDIDRFKSESDVILANRFDSDILGDVEDKVYTRDLFRRD, from the coding sequence ATGAAAATCACAGTTGCAGGTGTTGGATATGTGGGACTTTCACTTGCTGTTTTACTTGCTCAAAAACATGAAGTTACAGCAATTACAACAACAGAATCAAAAGCAGAAAAACTTAATCAGTTCATTAGCCCTATTCAGGATGATGAAATAGAAAGATTTTTTAAAGAAGCTCGTGAAGGCAAACGTGAACTTAATCTTTATACAACCACCGACAAAGAAGCAGCATATAAAAGTGCAGAACTTGTTATTATAGCCACCCCAACGAATTATGATGATGTTAACCATTTCTTTGATACATCTGCTGTTGAAGATGCTATAGAATGGACCCTAAAAGTAAATCCTGATGTTTTAATGGTTATCAAATCAACAATTCCTGTTGGATATACTGAATCTGTTCGTGAAAAGTATGGGGTTAATAATATTATATTCTCTCCAGAATTCCTTCGTGAGTCAAAAGCGCTTTATGACAATCTCCACCCGAGCAGAATAGTCGTTGGATGCGATGATGAACAAAAAGAAGAAGGACAGATGTTTGCAGATTTACTTCTTGAAGGTGCAAGAGAAGAAGAAAAAAGAGCAGGAGTTACCGAACAGGACATTCCAATATTATTAGCTCATTTAACAGAAGCTGAAGCTATCAAGCTTTTTGCTAATACCTATCTTGCAGTAAGGGTGAGCTATTTTAATGAACTTGATACATATGCCCAGACCAAAGGCCTGGATACTCAGATGATTATAGATGGTGTCTGTATGGATCCACGTATTGGCGGACACTATAACAATCCATCATTTGGATATGGGGGATACTGCTTGCCTAAAGATACAAAACAGCTATTGGCAAACTATAAGGATGTTCCACAGACCATGATAAAAGCTGTTGTGAGCTCTAATGTGGTGCGTAAGGATTTCATTGCAAATCAGATTATTTCAAGAAATCCGAAAACAGTTGGAGTTTATAGACTCACTATGAAAAGTAATAGTGACAATTTCCGTGCATCTGCTATACAGGACGTTATGAAAAGCATAAGGGCAGAAGGAATTCCAATAATTATTTATGAACCAACATTAGATGATGGAAGTGAATTCTTCAGATCTGAAGTTGTAAATGATATTGACCGTTTCAAGAGTGAAAGTGATGTAATTCTTGCAAATCGTTTTGACTCAGACATACTTGGTGATGTTGAAGATAAGGTATATACAAGAGACCTATTTAGAAGAGATTGA
- a CDS encoding coenzyme F420-0:L-glutamate ligase translates to MNPRFEELSKMRNVGTVVRGIRTPIIKENDDLASIVIDSLMAAKESEGFEFKDKDIVAITEAVVGISEGNYVTVDDIAEDLKDKFPSKKIGVVNPILSRNRFSIVLKGIARGMDKITLLTSFPADEVGNGILDERILDESKFNLASVISEKEYYETFGSWIHPFTGINMIDFYKELIESEDCEVEFVFSNDIKTILDYTNDVLTCDIHTREKSTKLLKEKGANVYGLHQVLTEPIGDSGSNPDYGLLGSNKATEEKLKLFPKTGDELVMEVQKRLIDLTGKQIEVMVYGDGAFKDPVGHIWELADPVVSPAHTPGLVGTPNEIKLKYVSDNKFADLKGDELKEAIKKEIKHKDKDLTGQMITEGTTPRVLTDLIGSLCDLTSGSGDKGTPVIFIQGYFDNLAND, encoded by the coding sequence GTGAATCCAAGATTTGAGGAGTTATCAAAAATGAGAAATGTTGGTACTGTTGTACGTGGAATAAGGACACCTATTATTAAAGAAAACGACGATTTAGCAAGCATAGTCATTGATTCATTAATGGCTGCAAAAGAAAGTGAAGGATTCGAATTTAAAGACAAGGACATTGTTGCAATCACAGAAGCCGTTGTAGGAATTTCAGAAGGAAACTACGTAACCGTAGACGACATCGCAGAGGATTTAAAGGACAAATTCCCATCCAAAAAAATCGGTGTTGTAAACCCTATTTTAAGCAGGAACAGATTTTCAATAGTCCTTAAAGGTATTGCAAGAGGAATGGACAAAATCACATTATTAACATCATTTCCCGCAGACGAAGTTGGAAACGGCATATTAGACGAAAGAATTTTAGATGAAAGCAAATTCAACCTCGCAAGCGTAATATCCGAGAAAGAATACTATGAAACATTCGGTTCATGGATACACCCATTTACCGGAATCAACATGATCGACTTCTACAAGGAACTGATTGAAAGCGAAGACTGTGAAGTGGAATTCGTATTCTCCAATGACATAAAAACCATCCTAGATTACACAAATGATGTTTTAACCTGTGACATTCACACAAGAGAAAAAAGCACAAAATTATTAAAAGAAAAAGGAGCTAACGTTTACGGCCTCCACCAGGTATTAACAGAACCTATCGGAGATTCCGGATCCAATCCAGATTACGGACTTTTAGGATCAAACAAGGCAACCGAAGAAAAATTAAAACTATTCCCAAAAACCGGTGATGAACTGGTAATGGAAGTGCAAAAAAGACTAATCGATTTAACAGGAAAACAAATCGAAGTAATGGTTTATGGTGACGGAGCATTCAAAGACCCTGTAGGACACATCTGGGAGCTAGCAGACCCGGTAGTCTCACCAGCACACACACCAGGACTCGTAGGAACTCCAAACGAAATCAAACTAAAATATGTTTCAGACAATAAGTTCGCAGACCTAAAAGGAGACGAACTAAAAGAAGCAATAAAAAAAGAAATTAAACATAAAGACAAAGACCTGACTGGACAAATGATTACAGAAGGAACCACACCAAGAGTACTGACCGATTTAATCGGATCATTATGCGACCTCACAAGCGGTTCCGGAGACAAAGGAACACCAGTCATATTCATACAAGGATACTTTGACAATTTAGCAAACGACTAA
- the metK gene encoding methionine adenosyltransferase: MSEIYRTFTSESVTQGHPDKVADIISDAILDAYMAQDKNSHVACETCVTTDFCMVFGEITSTAQLSDDDIEKIIRDTIIEIGYDNPDLEFDGHKCEVVNMLHSQSPDINQGVDRGEDETGAGDQGMMFGYATNETDSLMPFPIDLARKLTNKLTELRESGEIPYLRPDGKAQVSVNYDEKGNVISLDAVVLSTQHDESMSENQEGLKEDIREKLFKAVIPQELMTENTKEHINPTGKFEIGGPHGDAGLTGRKIIVDTYGGYARHGGGAFSGKDCTKVDRSACYMARYIAKNIVASGLAEKCEIQLSYAIGVAEPTSVMVDTFGTGVETTKKMEEIVRENFRLTPDGIIETLGLRDTQYKQTAKYGHFGIEGLPWEKTDKVEDLKKYIKQ; this comes from the coding sequence ATGAGTGAAATTTATAGAACTTTTACTTCTGAGTCTGTAACTCAAGGACATCCGGATAAGGTTGCAGATATTATTTCTGATGCTATATTGGATGCATACATGGCACAGGATAAGAATTCACATGTTGCTTGTGAGACTTGTGTGACAACTGATTTCTGTATGGTATTTGGTGAGATAACTTCAACTGCTCAGTTATCTGATGATGATATTGAAAAAATTATTAGAGATACTATCATTGAAATCGGTTATGATAATCCTGATTTGGAATTTGATGGTCATAAATGTGAAGTTGTAAACATGCTTCATTCACAGTCTCCTGATATTAATCAGGGTGTTGATCGTGGTGAAGATGAAACCGGTGCAGGAGATCAGGGTATGATGTTTGGTTATGCAACCAATGAGACTGATTCATTGATGCCTTTCCCGATTGATTTGGCACGTAAATTAACTAATAAATTGACTGAACTTAGGGAATCTGGTGAAATTCCATACTTAAGACCTGATGGAAAAGCTCAAGTCTCTGTTAACTATGATGAAAAAGGAAATGTGATTTCCTTGGATGCTGTTGTATTGTCAACCCAGCATGACGAGTCAATGTCTGAAAATCAGGAAGGATTAAAAGAAGACATTCGCGAAAAATTATTCAAAGCAGTAATTCCACAGGAATTGATGACAGAAAACACCAAAGAACATATCAATCCAACAGGTAAGTTCGAAATCGGTGGTCCTCATGGAGATGCAGGTCTTACCGGACGTAAAATCATTGTAGACACCTATGGTGGATATGCAAGACATGGTGGAGGAGCATTTTCCGGAAAAGACTGCACTAAAGTAGACAGAAGCGCATGCTACATGGCAAGATACATCGCTAAAAATATCGTAGCAAGCGGACTTGCTGAAAAATGTGAAATTCAATTGTCCTATGCAATCGGTGTTGCAGAGCCAACTTCTGTTATGGTGGACACTTTCGGAACTGGTGTTGAAACAACCAAAAAAATGGAAGAAATCGTTCGTGAAAACTTCAGATTAACTCCGGACGGAATCATCGAAACCTTAGGTTTAAGAGACACTCAATACAAACAAACCGCTAAATACGGACACTTCGGTATTGAAGGTCTTCCATGGGAAAAAACAGACAAAGTTGAAGACTTGAAAAAATACATTAAACAATAA
- a CDS encoding adenosylhomocysteinase, whose product MSKVKDMSLAPEGVRKIEWVQKHMPVLEHIKEEYLETRPFKGITIGSCLHLEPKTINLGLTLMAGGAEVAMTGCNPLSTHDDAVAGAADLGLNVYGWREQDDEEYYQTINMVLDHKPDIIIDDGADMIMVLHNERTELLSHIKGACEETTTGVHRLQAMHADGALKFPVIAVNDAYTKYLFDNRYGTGQSSFDAIMGTTNMVIAGKTVVVCGYGWCGRGLALRAAGLGADVIVTEVDPIRALEARMDGYRVMTIREAVKQADLIITVTGNADIISGDDFKYMKNGCMLANSGHFNVEINRQDLEAISTEVKEVRESIEEFTTKDGRKIYLLADGRLVNLSAARGQGHPAEIMDMSFAVQALSAKHILENDLPVGVTKAPDEIDYNVASLKLQAMDIEIDSLTDKQKAYMANWQEGT is encoded by the coding sequence ATGAGTAAAGTTAAAGATATGTCTCTTGCACCTGAGGGTGTCAGAAAGATTGAATGGGTTCAAAAACACATGCCTGTTTTAGAACACATTAAAGAAGAATATTTGGAAACTCGACCTTTCAAAGGAATTACTATTGGATCATGTTTACACTTAGAACCTAAGACAATTAATTTAGGTTTAACTTTAATGGCTGGTGGAGCTGAAGTTGCAATGACTGGTTGTAACCCATTATCCACTCATGATGATGCTGTAGCTGGAGCTGCAGACTTAGGATTAAATGTTTACGGTTGGAGAGAACAAGATGATGAAGAATACTACCAAACCATTAACATGGTATTAGACCACAAACCGGACATAATCATCGATGACGGAGCAGACATGATTATGGTACTTCACAACGAAAGAACAGAATTGCTAAGCCACATCAAAGGAGCATGTGAAGAAACCACAACTGGAGTACATAGATTACAGGCAATGCATGCAGACGGCGCATTAAAATTCCCAGTAATCGCAGTAAACGACGCATACACCAAATACTTATTCGATAACCGTTACGGAACTGGTCAATCAAGCTTTGACGCAATAATGGGAACCACTAACATGGTAATTGCAGGAAAAACCGTCGTAGTCTGCGGATACGGATGGTGCGGAAGAGGACTCGCACTCAGAGCAGCAGGACTCGGAGCAGACGTAATCGTAACAGAAGTCGACCCAATCAGAGCATTAGAAGCAAGAATGGACGGATACAGAGTAATGACCATAAGAGAAGCAGTAAAACAAGCAGACTTAATCATTACTGTAACCGGTAACGCTGATATCATCTCTGGTGATGACTTTAAATACATGAAAAACGGATGCATGCTTGCAAACTCCGGACACTTCAATGTAGAAATCAACAGACAAGACCTCGAAGCAATCTCAACCGAAGTAAAAGAAGTAAGAGAAAGTATCGAAGAGTTTACAACTAAAGATGGAAGAAAAATCTACTTGCTCGCAGACGGTCGTTTAGTAAACTTATCTGCAGCACGTGGACAAGGACATCCTGCTGAAATCATGGACATGAGTTTTGCAGTACAAGCACTATCCGCAAAACACATTCTTGAAAATGATTTACCTGTCGGTGTAACCAAAGCACCTGATGAAATCGACTACAATGTAGCAAGCTTAAAACTACAAGCAATGGACATTGAAATCGACTCATTAACAGACAAACAAAAAGCTTACATGGCAAACTGGCAAGAAGGAACATAA